CCGCTGATGAAGCAATGGAAGAAACAATCAACATCCTTAACTTATATGCTAAGTTCTGTGAAGATGTACTTGCTATACCAATGATAAAAGGTCAAAAAACTGATAAAGAGAAATTTGCAGGAGCTCAAGCAACTTACACAATCGAGAGTTTAATGCACGACGGAAAAGCTCTTCAATCAGGAACATCACATAACTTTGGTGATGGATTCGCTAAAGCTTTTGATATTACCTATACTGATAAAGAAAATAAGTTATCTTATGTACATCAGACATCTTGGGGTGTATCAACAAGATTACTAGGTGGTATAATAATGGTTCATGGTGATGATAATGGTCTAGTTCTTCCACCAGCTATCGCACCAATTCAAGTAATTATCGTTCCTATCATGCAGAAAAAAGAAGGTGTTCTTGATAAGGCTAATGAAATCAAAGACGCTCTAAGCAAATTCACAAGAGTGGATATTGATGATTCCGATAAGAGTCCAGGATGGAAATTCAGTGAACATGAAATGAAAGGTGTTCCACTTAGAGTTGAATTAGGACCAAAGGATATCGCTAAAAATCAAGCCGTTATCGTTAGAAGAGATACTAGAGAAAAATATTTTGTTTCTCTTGATGAACTTGAAGCTAAAGTATCTGAGTTATTACAAGAAGTTCAAAAGAGTATGCTTGAAAAAGCTAGAGTCCATAGAGATAAACATACTTATACTGCTACTACTATGGATGAATTAACTAATATCATGAATGATAATCCAGGTTTCGTAAAAGCAATGTGGTGTGGTGATACTGCTTGTGAAGAAAAAATAAAAGAAGAAACAGGGGCTACATCAAGATGTATTCCATTTGAGCAAGAAGAAATTTCAGATGTATGTATTTGTTGTGGTAAACCAGCTAAAAAAATGGTTTATTGGGGTAAAGCATACTAGAAAATTCATTATATACTTCAATCTAGCTATTAAGCTAGGTTGGAGTATAATTTAATTTTATATATTAATATATTTGCGTAGGTTAAAAATTACTATTTCCTCGTGTAATACAATCAAATCTATTACTTATTAAAATATAGTGTAACAATTATTGTATTAAACCAATACCATTATTAAGAATAATTTCTAAGAAATATACCATCTTAAAATAAGTTATTATCTATAAAACCAATTATACAAATTCCACAATTTCAGTCCTTGATTTTTGTCTAATATTACTTTGGAATGCATTCTATCCCATGAAACATGTCGTTTATCAGGATTTGTTGAAAATCAATGTTGAACTGTTATATCATACTCATGTATCAATTATTTATGGATTTATTTCTCATATATTTGGAAATCCATAAATAATTATATAAACCACAGTTACTAATGAAAATTGGTTAACGATGAATGAGGATGAGAAATTTGTATATTAATACTGACAGTTTAGAAGATGAAACTCATACTTTATCAAGTATCTGCAGTAATATAGATGATATATACTATGATTTGAAGAACACTAAATCTGGTATTGAATATGAAGTTAGGTCCAAAGACTGTATTGAGGAACTATTCAATACTTGTATAAGAAATCTTAATGATATAGTTTATAGAATGGATTCATATATTAAGTTTATCGGTGATTCTGTTGATTCGTACCATGATGCTGAAGCCCAACTTTCTTCATTGGCTGATATATTGAAAGAAGGATATGAAAATCCTACGCCACAAACTGGATTTACAGAAAGAACGCTAGAAGAAATGGCATATTTTTATTCAGGTGGAAAATCTTCTAGCACAACTTTCAAATACGAAGAAGACATTGCGGATTTAAAGAAGACCATGCAAGACATGTTTAAAGATAATTCTCTTGCATATGAGGTTGACTTTAAGAACTCCTATGGGGAATACGATAGTGATATAGACTATGATTTTGATAAAGAAGTAATGTATTTCTTGAATAATTGTGAGAGCTTTAAAAATAAAAATACCAACCTGCAATCAACCTATGAATCACTACCTAAGATATATAGACTTATGGTATTAAAGCATTGGGTAAAGCTAATGCAGAATGATACTGATATAGATATATCTAATGTATTACCAGATGAATATTTAGAAAATATACCTGCATTACCACTCACAGACAGTAAACTTGGTACTATAACCTCAGAAAACAAATATTCCAGTGAAGATGCTTATGACTACTTTGTTAAATACTATTATCCTAGACAAGCAATTTATCAGATGCAAAAAGGTGATTTAGAACAATTAAAAAGAACTGCTTTCCTAGAATGGGTAGAATTTGTTTATAATTCAAATGAAAAAGAATCTATAGAAGAACCAATAGAGGAATATGACTACATAAAAGATACCGTAGACCTAAAAAAGACCATGGAAGAAATGTTTAAAGGTAATACTCTTGCATATGAGGTTGATTTTAAGAGCTCCCAGGGGAAATATGATAGTGATATAGACTATGGTTTTGATAAAGAAGTAATGTATTTCTTAAATAATTGTGAGAGCTTCAAAAGTAAAAATACCAACCTACAAACAACTTATGAATCACTACCTAAGGAATATAGGCTTATGGTATTAAAGCATTGGGTAGAGTTGATGCAAAATGATATCAATATCGATATGTCTAATGTATTACCAGACGAATATTTTGATAACATACCTACATTACCACTCACAGACAGTAAACTTGGTAATATAACTTCAGAAAACAAATATTCCAGTGAAGAAGCCTATGACTACTTTGTCAAATACTATTATCCTACACAAGCAATATATCAGATGCAAAAAGGTGATTTCGAACAATTAAAGAGAACTGCTTTCCTAGAATGGGCAAGATTAGTTTATGGTTCAAGTAAAAAAGAACAGGACCAAGAATTTAGTGGGTCACTAATTTTGGGGATAGCTAGTTGGCCAATGAAAACAGTATATGATACAATAGAAGGGATTTATTCAGTAATTACAAACCCAAAGCAGCTAGGATCTTTTTTGATATTAGTAGCAAGTCTTCCATTTTCATCAGAAAGCAGGAAAGTGTTTGCAAGCATGATAGAGCAGACTATAGAAGAATGGAAAGCTGCATATAATGATGCTGAACCCGCAGACAAAGGTTATATGATTGGTCAGTTGATAGGTGAAGTAATATCTATTGCAGTAGGAGCAGGTTTCGCTACAAATAAATTTACTAAATTCGTCAAAAGTGGTAATTTCAAAAAAGCTGTTCGAAGAGTTATTAAGAAAGCTAAATATAATCTTAGCAAATTAAAGAACATGAACCCATCTAAGATTATTGACTCAATTAAAAAAATAACTAAAAAGAAAAATCATTATGAAGTTGTAATGAATAATGATGACTTAGTAACAATATCTTTTGATGAGTTAACGAATGTACAGAAAAGTAAATTTGATGGTTTAGCCGATTCATATAAGGAAAAGGATATTTTACGTGATAGGGTTAATGGTGAAGATGGTCTTGGGATTGTAAAGAGTATTAATGAGGAGATAGTTAATCTTAATCCTAATAAAATCAGATTTAGCCAGAGTTCAGTAAATGGTTCTGAAGAAATAATTGTGAGTATGGCTAAAAATGGTTGGGTAGGTGACCCAATAGATGTTATTAGGATGTCAGATGGTGGTCTTACGACTATAGACAATACTCGTGTTGTTGCAGCTAGAGCTACTGGCATTGATGTTCAAGCAGTTGTTCATAATACTGATGACCTATTACCTGAACATTTAATTGAAAGATTCACAACAAAGAAAGGTGTGCCAACGACATGGGGTGAAGCAATAGAATTGAGGATAGGTAAACAGAAATCATCCTTTAGAACGAACAACCCATATGGCTCATTTGGAATGGAGAAGATTAAATAAAATGGCAACTAAAATACCAAACGAATTTATTGAAAAAGGATTTGAATATCCAGAAGCATATACCAAAATCATTGAGTTAAATCTAACTGATTTTGATTTTTGGTATATTATGAGTGAAGAACAAGCCTTAAAAAGACTAACTGGTTTACGACAAAGATATCCTGAAAGATATTTAGTGCCGTTTGCTAGAAGAGATGACAATGATGATATTGCCTGTTTTGACTTAAGTGAGCCTGATAAGGTTCAAATAATTCATGATTTTGCATCAAGTGGCTTTGAACAAAGAAGAACTTATAAAGATTTATGGGAATGGCTAAAAGATGCAGTTAATGAACTTATTGAGAATAACAGATAATAATACTGAGGTGATAACTATTAACTATCAAGAGTTAAGTAAAGAAGTGTCTTATGCGCTAAGACATGCTCCTTCTGAGTATGGCTTGATATTAGATGAAAATGGATGGGTGGATGTTCAAGGATTTCTTGAAGCATTAAGGAAGAAAAATAAATGGACATTGGTTAAACTAGATGACTTAATTTGTATGATAGAAGCATCTGATAAGAAGCGTCATGAAATTGTTAACAACAAGATTAGAGCTTTATATGGTCATTCAATAGTTTCACAGATTAAAAAAGAGATAGCTGAACCGCCAGAATATTTGTATCATGGAACAGCTAGGAGGTTTATTAAGTCTATTAAAGAAAAGGGGTTGCTGTCTCAAGAAAGGCAATATGTCCATTTATCAGTAGATGAAGAAACTGCTTACGAAGTTGGCAAGAGAAGAGATCAAAAACCTGTCATTTTGCGAATTAGAGCTAAACTTGCTTTTGTGAATGGTGTTTCCTTTTATAAGGGGAATGACAAGATCTGGCTATCTGATTCAATAAAGAGTGACTTCATCGAATTTTAAGTAAGAAGTTGAAACGGTTAAAATTAAAGAGAACAGCTTTCAATAGAAGGCATAACCTATATTAACAAATATAATTTAACATTTGAAGATATTAAGTTTAAGAAAGGTAATATTGTTACTGGTTTTGGATTTACAGGCGTTACTAATGCCTGAATATTTTTGTATTATAAAGAGATTCTCAAAAGCTGATTTAGGAGTGCTTGTGTGAATAAAACTAAAACAGAACTTATTATCAAAAAAGGAAGAATTAAAGTACTACAACCTATATAATACTAGGGAGTATACCCTAATGAAGTTAGCATATCTAAGAAAAATAACTATTGGGTTATATTCATATTAGATAAAAGAATATAAAGAAAATATGATAATGAAAGCGATGTTCTGCATCACTTTATTAAACACTTAAGAGCAGATAAGCTTTTAAGTAGTTTGTAATATTATTAACTTTCTGAGATGATGGATTAATTTCCATCATTTTTTTCTTGTAATTAGTATAAGAAATGTAAAGAAGAATGAGGCAATTGACCATATTCATATATCAAAAAAAGATATTATACGTGATAGGACTTATGGATTCTAGGTAGTTATACTAAAGACCATGCAAGACATGTTTAAAGATAATTCTCTTGCATATGAAGTTGACTTTAAGAACTCCCATGGGGAATATGATAGTGATATAGACTATGATTTTGATAAAGAAGTAATGTATTTCTTAAATAATTGTGAGAACTTTAAAAATAAGAATACCAACCTGCAATCAACCTACGAATCACTACCTAAGATATATAGACTTATGGTATTGAAGCATTGGGTAAAGCTAATGCAGAATGATACTGATATAGATATATCTAATGTATTACCAGATGAATATTTAGAAAATATACCTGCATTACCACTCACAGACAGTAAACTTGGCACTATAACCTCAGAAAACAAATATTCCAGTGAAGATGCTTATGACTACTTTGTCAAATACTATTATCCTAGACAAGCAATTTATCAGATGAAAAAAGGTGATTTAGAACAATTAAAAAGAACTGCTTTCCTAGAATGGGTAGAATTTGTTTATAATTCAAATGAAAAAGAATCTATAGAAGAACCAATAGAGGAATATGAATACATAGAAGATACCGTAGACCTAAAAAAGACCATGGAAGAAATGTTTAAAGGTAATACTCTTGCATATGAGGTTGATTTTAAGAACTCCCAGGGGAAATATGATAGTGATATAGACTATGGTTTTGTTAAAAAAGTAATGTATTTCTTAAATAATTGTGAGAGCTTCAAAAGTAAAAATACCAACCTACAAACAACTTATGAATCACTACCGAAGGAATATAGGCTTATGGTATTGAAGCATTGGGTAGAATTGATGCAAAATGATATCAATATCGATATGTCTAATGTATTACCAGACGAATATTTTGATAACATACCTACATTACCACTCACAGACAGTAAACTTGGTAATATAACTTCAGAAAACAAATATGCCAGTGAAGAACACTATGACTACTTTGTTAAATACTATTACCCTACACAAGCAATATATCAAAAGCAAAAAGGTGACTTTGAACAATTAAAGAGAACAGCTTTCCTAGAATAGGCAAGATTTGTTTATGGTTCAAGCAAAAAAGAACAGGACCAAGAATTTAGAGGGGGAGTAATTTGGGGTTTAGTAAGTTGGCCACTGAAAACAGTATATGATACAATAGAAGGGGTTTATTCAATAATTACAAATCCAAAGCAACTAGGATCTTTTTTGACATTAGTAGGAAGTCTTCCTTTTTCATCAAAGAACAGGGAAGTATTTGCAAGCATGATAGAGCAAACTATAGAAGAATGGAAAGCTGCATATAATGATGCTGAACCTGAAGACAAAGGGTTCATGATTGGACAATTGATTGGTGAAGCAATTTCTGTTGCAGTAGGAGCAGGTTGCGCTACAAATAAATTTGCTAAATTTGTCAAAAGTGGTAATTTCAAAAAAGCTGTTGGAAGAGTTATTAAGAAAGCTAAATATAATCTTAGCAAATTAAAGAACATGAACCCATCTAAGATTATTGACTCAATTAAAAAAATAACTAGAAAGAAAAATCATTATGAAGTTGTAATGAATAATGATGACTTAGTAACAATATCTTTTGATGAATTAACGAATGTACAGAAGAGCAAATTTGATGGTTTAGCCGATTCATATAAGGGTAAGGATATTATACATGATAGGGTTAATGGTGAAGAGGGGCTTGGGGTTGTAGATGATATTGAGAATACTGGTAATTTTATTTATAAGAATAATCCACTAGATAACCCTAAAGCAACGAAGGATATTTTGAAAAATGATAAAGCTGTGTATGGTTTCACTCCCGACCCTAATTCAGATAGTATTGGTGGCTTTTCAGATTTGATTGACTGGACTGACCCAGAACAAGTTGCTGGGAAAAGAGCTGAAAGGATAAAATATCATCAAAAGAATGATAATATTTTTAACAGAATCAAGGAAATGAAAAACCAAGGTGCAACAACCGAAGAGATAGCAACGGAAGCTGTAAATATGAGAAATCAGAATCGTTTAGATTCGTATGTAGATAACCCACAAGGTTTAAGTGCAGCAATGGAACATAACATCAATGTATATGGTAATACTAATGGAGCTACACCAGAGTTCCTATTTAAAAAATATGGTTCATGGGATACAGTGTTGCAAAAGACAATTAGTGCTAACCCAGGAATGGATGCTTGTTTAGGTTTATATGATGACTACTATTATCTTTATAGTATTAACTAAAAAAGAAAGAAGGATTATAAAATGTCAAACAGAATAGTTAATATTGAATATTCAAAAATTGAAAATGATAAAGTTTTGGTTCTAATTTATGTTGATGGAAAAAATGTAAGTTCAACTTTTGCATTATATGAATTTGTTAACGAGATGGAGTTTTTGGGAATTAAATCAAAGTTTCAAAAAGTGAATTCAAGAGTAGGATTTATTTTTGAGGATGATATTGATAAAACTGTATTAGAAAATGAGATTAAGCGTTTTGCTAAACAATTTGATATTACATAGAATATCTACGCTAATCTGTTACCTAGTACCAATGAATTAAAACTATGATTACACATAGGGATAACCCTTGTAATATATGTGAGAAATCATTAACTAAACTCTTTACATGATGGGCAATTAATATATTTTATTTCATTTTTGGGTCCCATCAGCACTTAC
The sequence above is a segment of the Vallitalea longa genome. Coding sequences within it:
- the proS gene encoding proline--tRNA ligase → MAKKDKFVEAITPMNEDFAKWYTDVVKKAELVDYSSVRGCMVIKPYGYAIWELLQRQLDDRFKATGHQNVYMPMFIPESLLEKEKDHVEGFAPEVAWVTHGGTEKLTERLCVRPTSETLFCEHYANEIQSYRDLPKLYNQWCSVVRWEKTTRPFLRSLEFLWQEGHTAHATADEAMEETINILNLYAKFCEDVLAIPMIKGQKTDKEKFAGAQATYTIESLMHDGKALQSGTSHNFGDGFAKAFDITYTDKENKLSYVHQTSWGVSTRLLGGIIMVHGDDNGLVLPPAIAPIQVIIVPIMQKKEGVLDKANEIKDALSKFTRVDIDDSDKSPGWKFSEHEMKGVPLRVELGPKDIAKNQAVIVRRDTREKYFVSLDELEAKVSELLQEVQKSMLEKARVHRDKHTYTATTMDELTNIMNDNPGFVKAMWCGDTACEEKIKEETGATSRCIPFEQEEISDVCICCGKPAKKMVYWGKAY
- a CDS encoding RNA 2'-phosphotransferase gives rise to the protein MNLLRITDNNTEVITINYQELSKEVSYALRHAPSEYGLILDENGWVDVQGFLEALRKKNKWTLVKLDDLICMIEASDKKRHEIVNNKIRALYGHSIVSQIKKEIAEPPEYLYHGTARRFIKSIKEKGLLSQERQYVHLSVDEETAYEVGKRRDQKPVILRIRAKLAFVNGVSFYKGNDKIWLSDSIKSDFIEF